A window of the Schlesneria paludicola DSM 18645 genome harbors these coding sequences:
- the cysD gene encoding sulfate adenylyltransferase subunit CysD, with the protein MTSSSYNLTHLKVLEAESIHIIREVAAEFERPVMLYSIGKDSAVMLRLAQRAFYPGRLPFPLLHVDTTWKFREMVEFRDRFCREQGLDLKVWINQEGVEQNINPFDHGSKKHTDVMKTAALKQALNHYQFDAAFGGARRDEEKSRAKERVYSFRDKLHQWDPKNQRPELWNLYNSKVNKGESIRAFPLSNWTELDVWQYVHLENIPIVPLYFADVRPVVERDGALIMVDDDRMRLRPGEVPMMKRVRFRTLGCYPLTGAIESDATTLPEIIEEMLVARNSERQGRVIDHDESGSMEQKKREGYF; encoded by the coding sequence ATGACCAGCAGCAGTTACAACTTAACACATTTGAAGGTACTCGAGGCAGAGAGCATTCACATCATCCGCGAGGTCGCCGCTGAGTTCGAGCGACCGGTGATGCTCTATTCAATCGGCAAGGATTCGGCTGTCATGCTGCGTCTTGCGCAACGGGCGTTCTATCCTGGACGATTGCCGTTCCCGCTGCTGCACGTCGATACGACTTGGAAATTCCGCGAGATGGTCGAGTTCCGGGATCGGTTCTGTCGCGAACAGGGCCTTGATCTGAAGGTCTGGATCAACCAGGAGGGGGTCGAGCAGAATATCAATCCGTTCGACCACGGATCGAAAAAACACACCGATGTCATGAAGACGGCCGCCCTGAAGCAGGCGCTCAACCATTACCAGTTCGACGCGGCCTTCGGTGGTGCGCGGCGAGACGAAGAGAAGAGCCGGGCCAAGGAACGTGTCTACAGCTTCCGCGACAAGCTGCACCAATGGGACCCCAAGAACCAGCGGCCCGAGTTGTGGAATCTGTACAACTCCAAGGTGAACAAGGGCGAAAGCATCCGAGCCTTCCCTCTGAGCAACTGGACCGAACTGGACGTCTGGCAGTACGTCCATCTCGAGAACATCCCCATCGTTCCGCTCTACTTCGCCGATGTCCGCCCGGTCGTCGAACGCGACGGGGCCCTCATCATGGTGGACGATGACCGGATGCGGCTACGGCCCGGTGAAGTGCCGATGATGAAGCGAGTCCGGTTCCGTACGCTGGGCTGCTATCCGCTGACCGGGGCGATCGAGAGCGACGCGACGACGCTGCCGGAAATCATCGAGGAAATGCTGGTGGCGCGGAACTCCGAGCGGCAGGGGCGGGTGATCGACCATGACGAGTCGGGGTCGATGGAGCAAAAGAAACGCGAGGGGTATTTCTGA
- a CDS encoding autotransporter outer membrane beta-barrel domain-containing protein, which translates to MNSHMKRACKHPLLSLHRFSRKQSDRISAWVLALTLGNNLLRRHLLRWSIAAVCAAGISLSTLSAADIPVTTINDSGAGSLRAGLAAATSGDTLTFQTGLDGSTLVNGPTLSVTTAVTLHDQTAIAITDNHAYTIAGPLTINWDGTLALNGILSDGTSPGSLVKNGTGTLLLSGVNTYTGGTTTNGGSIRVLNSASLGTGTLTATDVVGSPTLQLGNAVTLTNKIALHTTLTVETVLGGTSQLSGVISGTNATDGLITTGPGTLTLSGVNTFAGGVHAANDSTLQVQNNASLGTGTLSNAGDLTLNLATGLVISNPVSLGNNLTVGVASGTATMSGPMTETAPSQFTKTGAGILVLSGTNNYTGGTIVSQGTLQGNSNSLVGNITNNGVLIFNQTTDATFAGDINGTGTLTKSGAGTLILSGTSGLTGTTTISQGGLQVMGALTGPINLTSDAGRLSGTGTVGNITNAGTVAPATSSIGTLTVNGTFTQTTGTTEIKFNSTGNVPNVNNDVLNVTGHATLGGTLKVLGVGGGTFLPGTQYTVITAGGGVSGQFSEARTDLPFFRVNVIYDPNDVVFSLQPTTSLAVAATTQNQLNVGTALDNIAQTSSGALFNMIGDLGVLPVDQQQQSLNQLNGEVFGNLQTQGLEIGSQFQQRVTNALVSNIGFLVGEGARPSTDTGIRGQSVSYGRPRTWTQGFGFGGNYRNDGNAGSLHFGQGGGIFGTELPEDDGLRIGVVGGSSYGRFSDSFGGGGQLSSYQLGAYSLIDGDSTYVLGSANYGYNKYYTHRDVVIGSDAQRLTAGFSGSQIGANIEAGLKLAAGSLRVQPLVGLQYLYLCQQGFEESGGPAALDVARSRANSLRASIGVRAAFDPIEGPGESLWTPFTHARLVGDMLDNDRIINASFSGAPIGGAFTSQGTRIGQVYGIVGEGLEVRVNETWSYLGAAEITAGDRTLIGTGSIGAVAIW; encoded by the coding sequence ATGAATTCACATATGAAACGAGCCTGCAAACATCCTCTGTTGAGTTTGCACCGTTTCTCTCGGAAACAGTCTGACCGCATTTCGGCGTGGGTCCTGGCTCTCACACTGGGGAATAACTTACTCCGGCGTCACCTTTTGCGGTGGAGCATTGCGGCCGTCTGCGCGGCAGGGATTTCACTGTCGACGCTTTCGGCGGCGGACATTCCCGTCACGACGATCAACGATTCAGGTGCTGGATCTCTGCGCGCGGGACTGGCGGCCGCGACCTCCGGCGACACGCTCACGTTTCAAACAGGACTGGACGGTTCTACGCTGGTAAATGGGCCAACCCTATCCGTCACCACGGCGGTCACGCTGCACGACCAGACTGCGATCGCGATTACCGACAACCATGCGTACACGATTGCGGGCCCGTTGACGATCAATTGGGACGGAACTCTTGCGCTCAATGGAATCCTGTCCGACGGAACCTCGCCCGGCAGCTTGGTCAAGAACGGGACGGGGACGCTACTGCTTTCGGGCGTCAACACCTATACGGGCGGGACCACGACGAACGGCGGCTCAATCCGCGTTCTCAATAGTGCCTCGCTCGGAACAGGCACGTTAACGGCCACGGATGTGGTGGGTTCACCGACACTCCAATTGGGAAATGCCGTCACACTGACGAACAAGATCGCACTTCATACGACGCTCACGGTCGAAACGGTTTTAGGAGGGACGAGCCAACTGAGCGGTGTGATCAGCGGAACGAACGCGACCGATGGTTTGATCACGACGGGTCCGGGGACACTGACTCTGAGCGGTGTAAATACATTTGCGGGGGGTGTCCATGCCGCGAACGACAGCACGCTGCAGGTTCAGAACAATGCGTCACTCGGAACGGGAACTCTGTCGAATGCCGGTGACCTGACTCTGAATCTTGCGACCGGACTGGTGATCTCCAATCCGGTTTCCTTGGGAAACAATCTCACCGTTGGTGTCGCGTCAGGAACAGCCACGATGAGCGGACCGATGACCGAGACGGCACCGAGTCAGTTCACCAAGACCGGGGCCGGAATCTTGGTGCTGTCGGGAACAAACAACTACACCGGCGGAACGATCGTCAGCCAGGGGACACTTCAAGGGAACTCAAACAGCCTGGTCGGAAACATCACCAACAATGGTGTTTTGATCTTCAATCAAACCACCGACGCGACCTTCGCGGGGGATATCAATGGGACTGGCACGCTCACGAAGAGCGGTGCCGGAACCTTGATCCTGAGCGGGACCAGCGGCCTGACTGGAACCACGACGATTAGCCAGGGTGGCTTGCAGGTGATGGGGGCATTGACGGGGCCGATCAACCTGACAAGCGATGCGGGACGGCTCAGCGGGACGGGAACGGTCGGAAATATCACCAATGCGGGTACGGTTGCACCGGCGACGAGCAGCATTGGTACGTTGACCGTCAACGGAACGTTCACCCAGACAACGGGCACGACGGAAATCAAATTCAATTCCACGGGTAATGTCCCCAACGTCAATAACGACGTCTTGAATGTCACGGGACATGCGACGCTTGGGGGAACGCTGAAAGTCCTGGGAGTTGGCGGCGGCACGTTCTTACCAGGGACCCAATACACGGTCATCACGGCGGGAGGTGGAGTTTCGGGTCAATTCTCAGAGGCTCGAACCGATCTCCCCTTTTTCCGCGTCAACGTGATCTATGATCCGAATGATGTGGTGTTTTCTCTTCAGCCGACAACCAGTCTCGCTGTCGCCGCGACCACTCAAAATCAACTGAATGTGGGCACCGCTCTGGACAACATTGCGCAAACATCCAGTGGGGCTCTGTTCAATATGATTGGCGATTTGGGAGTGCTACCCGTTGACCAACAGCAGCAATCGCTCAATCAATTAAACGGCGAGGTCTTCGGGAACTTGCAAACGCAAGGGCTGGAGATTGGCAGTCAATTTCAGCAACGCGTCACGAATGCCCTCGTCAGTAACATCGGTTTTCTGGTCGGGGAGGGCGCCCGACCATCGACTGACACAGGCATTCGAGGCCAGTCGGTCTCTTATGGAAGACCGAGAACGTGGACCCAAGGGTTCGGATTCGGTGGAAACTATCGCAACGATGGCAACGCCGGGTCATTGCACTTTGGACAAGGCGGTGGGATCTTCGGCACAGAACTCCCCGAAGATGACGGCCTTCGCATCGGCGTTGTCGGCGGAAGTTCGTATGGTCGCTTTAGCGATAGCTTCGGTGGAGGCGGCCAGCTGAGTTCCTACCAGCTTGGAGCCTATTCGCTGATCGATGGCGATTCCACGTATGTGCTGGGTTCCGCGAACTATGGCTACAACAAATACTACACGCATCGTGACGTCGTGATCGGCAGTGACGCTCAACGGCTGACGGCCGGATTCTCGGGAAGTCAGATCGGGGCCAACATCGAAGCAGGATTGAAGCTGGCTGCGGGCTCCCTTCGCGTTCAGCCGCTTGTCGGCCTGCAATACCTCTATTTGTGCCAGCAAGGGTTTGAAGAGTCGGGCGGGCCTGCAGCGCTTGACGTCGCGCGCAGTCGCGCAAATTCCCTGCGAGCCAGCATCGGCGTGCGAGCAGCATTCGATCCGATCGAGGGCCCGGGCGAATCACTGTGGACACCCTTTACCCATGCACGACTCGTTGGCGACATGCTCGACAATGACCGCATCATCAATGCGTCATTCAGCGGTGCACCGATCGGGGGGGCGTTTACCTCGCAAGGCACGCGGATCGGGCAGGTGTATGGCATTGTGGGCGAAGGACTGGAAGTCCGCGTCAACGAGACATGGTCATACCTGGGCGCGGCCGAGATCACAGCCGGTGATCGAACTCTGATCGGAACAGGCTCGATCGGCGCCGTCGCGATCTGGTAG
- a CDS encoding arylsulfatase, which translates to MRTIIPLVLFVALVGFFDRSIAAASPDDGSVLPFPSTPSASVAKPRLQDSIHKRRTEPIRVAADAPNILIILVDDAGFGVPDTFGGFAHTPTLTRLRKEGLCYNRFHTTSICSPTRAALLTGRNHQRVGSGTIAERAVDWDGYTGIIPKSSATIAETLHHYGYKTSAFGKWHNTPADQTTSMGPFDYWPTGYGFDYFYGFLAGETSQWEPRLIENTTAIEPPHNENYHLTEDMVDKSVTWLKHHRAFAPDKPFFMYWAPGGVHGPHHVAKQWADKYQGKFNQGWDKLREEIFARQKQLGWIPEDTQLTPRHKTMPAWDSIPASERSFQTRLMEIYAGFCEHTDAQVGRLIDSLEEMNLRENTLIFYIWGDNGSSAEGQNGSISELLAQNQIPNTITQQIGALKELGGLDALGTSVTDNMYHAGWAWAGSTPFHNTKLVASHFGGTRNPLVVSWPKNIKADQQPRTQFYHVNDVAPTIYEVLKIKHPKSVNGFEQDPIDGVSMAKSLTAADAPENKPTQYFDNNGSRGIYHQGWFACTFGPLIPWLNAQKGLAEWDSANDVWELYDLRQDFSQARDLAAQHPEKLAELKQLFLAEAQRNNVFPIGAGIWLRLHPEDRIKTSHTRWTFDDTTTRMPEFTAPPVGNHSNAVTLNLEFGERSSGVLYALGGSGGGLACYMDDGHLCFEYNLMIIDRTVLKSRDRLLPGKHTIVVKTLLKEEKPGSPADIILTVDGDDVARGTAAMTVPAAFTASESFDVGMDLGSPVARDYFKRSPFKFNGTIEKVTIELK; encoded by the coding sequence GTGCGAACCATTATTCCACTTGTTCTGTTCGTCGCCTTGGTCGGCTTCTTCGATCGATCCATCGCCGCAGCCTCGCCCGATGACGGGTCGGTGCTCCCATTTCCGTCAACACCTTCAGCCAGTGTCGCGAAACCTCGGCTGCAGGACTCAATTCACAAGCGCCGAACCGAGCCCATCCGTGTCGCCGCCGACGCACCGAACATCCTGATTATCCTGGTGGACGATGCAGGCTTCGGCGTGCCTGACACGTTTGGGGGATTCGCCCACACGCCGACTCTGACGCGACTTCGCAAAGAGGGCCTTTGCTACAATCGCTTTCATACCACGTCGATCTGCTCACCCACTCGCGCCGCGCTGCTGACGGGCCGCAATCATCAGCGGGTTGGGTCTGGTACGATTGCCGAACGTGCCGTGGACTGGGACGGTTACACCGGCATCATTCCTAAGTCGTCTGCGACCATCGCCGAGACGCTTCATCATTACGGCTATAAGACATCCGCATTCGGCAAATGGCATAACACTCCGGCGGATCAAACGACCTCAATGGGTCCCTTTGATTACTGGCCGACAGGTTATGGGTTCGACTACTTCTACGGTTTCCTCGCGGGTGAAACATCACAGTGGGAACCACGCCTGATAGAGAACACGACGGCGATTGAACCTCCACACAACGAGAACTACCACCTGACCGAAGACATGGTGGACAAATCCGTCACATGGCTGAAGCACCATCGCGCCTTTGCCCCCGACAAGCCGTTCTTCATGTATTGGGCACCTGGCGGCGTACATGGCCCACACCATGTTGCGAAGCAGTGGGCGGATAAGTATCAAGGGAAGTTCAACCAAGGTTGGGACAAACTGCGTGAAGAAATTTTCGCTCGTCAGAAACAACTCGGCTGGATTCCTGAGGATACCCAACTCACTCCCCGTCATAAGACCATGCCCGCCTGGGACAGCATACCAGCCTCCGAGCGATCCTTTCAGACACGCCTCATGGAAATCTATGCCGGATTCTGCGAGCACACTGATGCACAGGTCGGCCGACTTATCGATTCCCTCGAAGAGATGAACCTGCGCGAGAACACTCTCATTTTCTACATTTGGGGTGACAACGGATCATCGGCAGAAGGGCAGAACGGGTCGATCAGCGAATTGCTTGCGCAAAATCAGATTCCCAATACGATCACGCAGCAGATCGGTGCACTCAAGGAACTCGGCGGATTGGATGCACTCGGAACATCCGTGACCGACAACATGTATCATGCAGGCTGGGCGTGGGCTGGCAGCACGCCATTTCACAACACGAAACTTGTTGCGTCTCATTTCGGCGGTACGCGAAACCCGCTGGTTGTTTCGTGGCCGAAAAACATCAAAGCAGATCAACAACCTCGCACGCAGTTTTACCACGTCAACGACGTCGCTCCCACAATTTATGAAGTGCTCAAGATCAAGCATCCAAAGAGCGTGAATGGATTCGAGCAAGACCCGATTGATGGTGTCAGCATGGCAAAGTCGCTCACCGCGGCTGACGCACCGGAAAACAAACCGACACAGTATTTCGACAACAATGGGAGTCGAGGAATCTACCACCAAGGCTGGTTCGCCTGCACATTTGGCCCCCTCATCCCTTGGTTGAATGCACAGAAGGGACTTGCCGAATGGGATTCGGCGAACGATGTGTGGGAGTTGTACGATCTCCGACAGGATTTCTCACAGGCCCGGGACCTGGCCGCTCAGCATCCGGAAAAGCTGGCTGAGTTGAAACAACTGTTTCTGGCAGAAGCGCAAAGAAACAATGTTTTTCCCATTGGTGCTGGAATCTGGCTACGGCTTCACCCCGAAGACCGAATCAAGACTTCACACACACGGTGGACCTTCGATGACACGACCACTCGAATGCCTGAGTTCACCGCGCCGCCCGTTGGCAATCACAGCAACGCCGTCACTCTCAATCTCGAATTTGGCGAACGATCCAGCGGCGTCTTGTACGCCCTTGGAGGCTCGGGCGGTGGACTCGCGTGTTACATGGACGACGGTCACCTTTGCTTTGAATACAACCTCATGATTATCGACCGCACGGTATTGAAGTCACGTGACAGACTGTTGCCGGGCAAGCACACGATCGTCGTGAAGACGTTGCTAAAAGAAGAAAAACCGGGATCGCCCGCGGACATCATTCTGACCGTGGACGGCGATGACGTCGCGCGGGGTACAGCGGCAATGACGGTCCCCGCAGCCTTCACGGCCAGCGAAAGCTTTGATGTGGGCATGGACCTTGGCTCGCCCGTGGCACGTGACTATTTCAAACGATCGCCGTTCAAATTCAACGGCACGATTGAGAAAGTCACAATCGAACTGAAGTAA
- a CDS encoding arylsulfatase B: MTFIKWFLPIFVTTLSFGAASAAERPNIVVIVADDLGNADLGYRGSKIKTPHIDALAKGGVRLESYYGLPLCTPARAALMTGRYPMRQGLQTLVIFPSHRYGLPTDEKTLPQALKEVGYHTAMVGKWHLGHADKKFWPQNRGFDHFYGNVVGEVDYFTRERGGVVDWQRNGEFLREDGYYVDLIGTEAVKLIAGHDKAKPLFLYFASLAPHAPYQAPKADIDAYNDIFDNEMHRTYAGMISNLDRQVGRVVAALETNGMRENTIIFFTTDNGGATSALFATGARAPEEREASGGVALGSKPPCSNLPFSGGKGSLKDGGVHLPAIVNWPGRLKPSVVNEPLHHVDLMPTLLALAGGKGDPSKPFDGKDAWGTLAEGKPSPHEEILINVEAFRGSIRKGRWKLIKVATLPGKTELFDLIQDPGEKENLAEAFPEVVRDLEARLMNYAKQQKMSEWLKSQVDYLGFQGETLLDPGYSTDGGLPHEKPVLPTK, encoded by the coding sequence ATGACTTTCATCAAATGGTTCTTGCCGATCTTCGTCACAACGCTTTCGTTCGGCGCGGCATCGGCCGCCGAACGGCCGAACATCGTCGTCATCGTTGCGGACGATCTGGGAAATGCCGACCTCGGTTACCGGGGCAGCAAGATCAAGACTCCCCACATTGATGCTCTCGCAAAGGGCGGCGTGCGGCTCGAATCCTACTACGGCTTGCCACTTTGCACCCCGGCCCGCGCGGCGCTGATGACCGGTCGCTACCCGATGCGCCAAGGCCTGCAAACGCTCGTGATCTTCCCGAGCCACAGGTACGGGCTACCAACTGACGAAAAGACCTTGCCGCAAGCACTGAAGGAAGTCGGCTACCACACGGCAATGGTCGGAAAGTGGCACCTGGGCCACGCGGACAAAAAGTTCTGGCCACAAAACCGAGGATTCGACCACTTCTACGGCAACGTGGTTGGTGAGGTCGACTACTTCACCAGGGAGCGAGGGGGAGTGGTCGACTGGCAACGGAACGGCGAATTCTTGCGGGAAGACGGATATTACGTCGACCTGATCGGTACCGAGGCGGTGAAACTGATCGCAGGGCACGATAAGGCCAAGCCGTTGTTTCTGTATTTCGCATCGCTGGCCCCGCACGCACCCTATCAGGCGCCGAAAGCAGACATCGACGCGTACAACGACATCTTTGATAACGAAATGCATCGGACCTATGCGGGAATGATCTCCAACCTCGATCGGCAAGTCGGCCGAGTCGTCGCGGCACTAGAGACGAATGGCATGCGCGAGAACACGATCATCTTCTTCACCACAGACAATGGCGGTGCCACCAGTGCACTCTTTGCTACGGGTGCGCGAGCACCAGAGGAACGTGAGGCGAGCGGCGGCGTCGCCTTAGGCAGCAAACCACCGTGCTCGAATCTTCCCTTCAGCGGCGGCAAGGGAAGTCTGAAGGACGGAGGCGTCCATCTGCCTGCGATCGTGAATTGGCCTGGCAGGCTCAAGCCTTCGGTCGTGAACGAACCACTGCACCATGTGGATCTGATGCCGACACTCTTGGCGCTCGCAGGTGGGAAAGGCGATCCATCCAAGCCTTTCGACGGCAAGGACGCGTGGGGCACTCTTGCTGAGGGAAAGCCATCGCCTCATGAGGAGATCCTGATCAATGTGGAGGCATTCCGCGGTTCCATTCGCAAAGGCCGATGGAAGCTCATCAAGGTCGCGACCCTACCGGGCAAGACGGAACTGTTCGACCTGATTCAGGACCCAGGTGAGAAAGAGAACTTGGCGGAGGCATTTCCCGAGGTTGTCCGAGATCTGGAAGCCCGACTCATGAACTATGCCAAGCAGCAAAAGATGAGCGAGTGGCTGAAATCGCAGGTGGACTACCTTGGCTTCCAGGGCGAAACGCTGCTTGACCCGGGATATAGTACCGACGGCGGTCTTCCACATGAGAAGCCGGTCCTGCCGACAAAATGA
- a CDS encoding pyridoxamine 5'-phosphate oxidase family protein yields the protein MSRFSSDIAFTPAVKAIQTEKGSRSSYARMEEGGSWESTVTSGLKEFLSELDMFYLGTANADGQPYIQYRGGSPGFLKVVDANTLGFADFGGNRQYITLGNISENSKGFIFLMDYAHSRRIKLWGTLRVVEGDPELLEQLRDPSYPGKVERAILFTIAAWDVNCPQHIHRRFSQRQVAPVIETLQARIAELEAELRQVRGEGHELDHPSK from the coding sequence ATGTCTCGATTCAGCAGCGACATTGCTTTCACACCCGCCGTCAAAGCGATCCAGACCGAGAAAGGATCTCGCTCAAGCTATGCCCGAATGGAAGAGGGTGGTAGTTGGGAGTCGACGGTCACTTCCGGGCTGAAGGAATTCCTGTCCGAGTTGGACATGTTCTATCTCGGGACGGCAAACGCCGACGGACAGCCCTATATCCAATACCGGGGTGGTTCACCTGGGTTCTTGAAAGTCGTGGACGCGAATACGTTGGGCTTTGCAGACTTCGGCGGCAATCGTCAGTACATCACATTGGGAAACATCTCCGAAAATTCCAAGGGGTTCATCTTCTTGATGGACTACGCCCACAGCCGACGCATCAAGCTTTGGGGCACCCTGCGTGTTGTCGAGGGCGATCCGGAACTTCTCGAACAGCTTCGTGATCCGTCTTACCCCGGTAAGGTCGAAAGGGCGATCCTTTTCACGATTGCCGCCTGGGATGTGAACTGCCCTCAGCACATTCACAGGCGGTTCTCGCAACGTCAAGTCGCCCCGGTGATCGAGACGTTACAGGCTCGAATTGCCGAACTGGAAGCCGAACTTCGTCAGGTGCGAGGCGAAGGACACGAATTGGATCATCCGTCGAAGTGA